DNA sequence from the Vicinamibacteria bacterium genome:
CGTATCCGCACGGCGGAGATCGCGTCGGCCTTCCCGAGCCCGACGAGCACCCGCGGATCGTTGGCCGAGCAGTAGCTTCCGTCGGTTCGGGCACGCCGCCTGAGCACGCGGGCGTCGGCCGTCACCACCTCGACTCGGGCGCCCAGCATGTCGCGCTTCTCGAGAGCCCCCTCGAGCTCGAGCCCGACCCAGTGATGACCGCCGTTCTCTGCGTTGAGCAGCAGCCTGGCCGGCCCATGGTTGTTGACGACGAGCACGTCGGTGTCACCGTCGTTGTCCAGGTCGCCGAAGGCCGCCCCCCGGCTCACTTCCGAGAGCAACCAGGCCGGACCGAGTGAACGGGAAACGTCTTTGAACGTCCCGTCTCCTCGGTTTGCGAACGCCTGGTTCACCTGATGCAGCGGGTAGGCGTCGCCGCGGCTCGCGAGCTCCTCGAGCACGCGGACCGCACCATTCATGATGACGAGATCGAGCCATCCGTCGTTGTCGATGTCGATCCATCCGGTGCCGAATCCCGTGCTCGCGAGGCTCGGCGCCCCGAGACCGGAACGAAGCGATGCGTCCTCGAAGAAACCCGTACCGTCGTTGGCATAGAGGGTGTTGGTCTCCTCGGTCAGATGCGTCATGAAGAGATCGTCGTCTCCATCTCCGTCGAAATCTCCCGCGTCGACGCCCATGCTCGCCTCGGCGACACCCATCCAGTTCAGCGCCGCCCCGCGGAACAGAGCTTCGTCTTCGAAGGTGCCGTTCGTTCGATTGACCCACATCTGGTTGGCGACGCCGTCGTTCGCTACGTAGAGGTCGAGCCAGCCGTCGCCGTCGAGATCCGCGGTGACGACACCGAGGCCGGGCGACGGTCGGGCTGCGCGCAGAGCGGTCGCGGTGACGTCCTCGAAAGCTCCATTTCCCAGGTTCCGGTAGAGGCGGTCGGGCTCGGGCTCGTACGCGGTGGGCCCGCAGTAGT
Encoded proteins:
- a CDS encoding CRTAC1 family protein, whose product is MSAERYLLSSLLFVGPACALASRAHAGPTCAAADGPAGFSDATAETGLDFVHVNGMTGEFFFPEMVGPGGGFVDYDNDGDLDVYLVQGGPLAVSPAPPALGDKLFRNDLARAPDGTTRPAFSDVTDASGIVASGYGMGLATGDFDNDGWTDLYVTNLGPNQLMRNQGDGSFEDVTSRAAVAGAAWSTSAAFFDYDRDGWLDLYVANYVKYEVKADVSCYSTSSARDYCGPTAYEPEPDRLYRNLGNGAFEDVTATALRAARPSPGLGVVTADLDGDGWLDLYVANDGVANQMWVNRTNGTFEDEALFRGAALNWMGVAEASMGVDAGDFDGDGDDDLFMTHLTEETNTLYANDGTGFFEDASLRSGLGAPSLASTGFGTGWIDIDNDGWLDLVIMNGAVRVLEELASRGDAYPLHQVNQAFANRGDGTFKDVSRSLGPAWLLSEVSRGAAFGDLDNDGDTDVLVVNNHGPARLLLNAENGGHHWVGLELEGALEKRDMLGARVEVVTADARVLRRRARTDGSYCSANDPRVLVGLGKADAISAVRIRWPNGQTEEWGDIPVDRYTTLRQGEGRSSK